One stretch of Phocoena phocoena chromosome 10, mPhoPho1.1, whole genome shotgun sequence DNA includes these proteins:
- the LOC136128942 gene encoding metallothionein-like codes for MDPNCSCTAGGSCTCAGSCKCKECKCTSCKKSCCSCCPPGCAKCAQGCICKGASDKLLCLMSQRACPGCK; via the coding sequence ATGGATCCCAACTGCTCCTGCACCGCGGGTGGATCCTGCACGTGTGCCGGCTCCTGCAAATGCAAAGAGTGCAAATGCACCTCCTGCAAGAAGAGCTGCTGCTCCTGCTGCCCTCCGGGCTGCGCCAAGTGTGCCCAGGGCTGCATCTGCAAAGGGGCCTCGGACAAGCTGCTGTGCCTGATGTCGCAGAGAGCCTGCCCTGGTTGTAAATAG